A genomic region of Methanosarcina thermophila TM-1 contains the following coding sequences:
- a CDS encoding hydroxymethylglutaryl-CoA synthase, with the protein MTIGIVSYGAYVPRYRIKIEEIARLWGDNPEALKNGLMVHEKSVPDIDEDAATIAVEAARYAMARSGVDPGRIGAIYTGSESHPYAVKPTSTIVAQAIGAAPYMTAADFEFACKAGTAAIQACMGLVGSGMIDLGMAIGADVSQGAPSDALEYTAAAGGVACLIGRKESELAAIIEGTYSFTTDTPDFWRREGMPYPEHGGRFTGEPGYFKHVTNGARGLMEKLGTKPEDYDYAVFHQPNGKFPSKVAKILGFNKAQIAPGLVVSKIGNTYSGSCLMGIAATLDQAKPGDRIFATAFGSGAGSDAFSITVTDRIEEIRNKAPTVSELIKNPIYIDYARYAKHKGKIRLA; encoded by the coding sequence ATGACTATTGGAATTGTATCTTACGGTGCTTATGTCCCCCGTTACCGTATAAAAATTGAAGAAATTGCCCGGCTCTGGGGTGATAACCCGGAGGCTCTTAAAAACGGTCTAATGGTACATGAGAAATCCGTGCCAGATATAGACGAAGATGCAGCAACTATAGCTGTGGAAGCGGCAAGATATGCAATGGCAAGAAGTGGTGTCGATCCAGGCAGAATTGGGGCAATATACACTGGTTCTGAGAGCCACCCCTATGCTGTTAAACCGACAAGCACAATTGTTGCCCAGGCTATTGGAGCAGCTCCATATATGACTGCAGCAGACTTTGAATTCGCATGTAAGGCAGGTACAGCCGCAATTCAAGCCTGTATGGGTTTGGTGGGTTCAGGGATGATAGACCTGGGAATGGCTATAGGGGCAGATGTTTCCCAGGGAGCTCCAAGTGACGCACTTGAGTACACTGCGGCAGCAGGCGGAGTTGCCTGCCTCATAGGGAGAAAAGAGTCTGAGCTTGCTGCAATAATTGAAGGCACTTATTCTTTTACAACTGACACCCCTGACTTTTGGAGAAGGGAAGGAATGCCCTATCCAGAACATGGAGGTCGCTTTACAGGAGAGCCAGGCTACTTTAAGCATGTAACTAATGGCGCCAGAGGTCTTATGGAAAAACTCGGAACGAAACCGGAAGATTATGATTATGCTGTTTTCCACCAGCCCAACGGGAAGTTCCCAAGCAAAGTTGCAAAAATCCTTGGTTTCAATAAAGCTCAGATTGCTCCAGGGCTTGTAGTCTCAAAAATAGGGAACACTTATTCAGGCTCCTGCCTTATGGGAATTGCTGCGACTCTGGATCAGGCGAAACCAGGAGATCGGATTTTTGCAACTGCCTTCGGGTCTGGCGCAGGGTCTGACGCTTTTAGTATCACAGTTACAGATAGAATCGAGGAAATCCGAAACAAAGCTCCGACGGTTTCCGAACTGATTAAGAACCCAATATACATTGACTATGCAAGGTATGCCAAGCATAAAGGCAAGATTCGCCTGGCCTGA
- a CDS encoding helix-turn-helix domain-containing protein has translation MTSDESSENLRNRLAEKMAGDITLSEKPGESLKKWRSNFEISQTDISNYLKVSPSVISDYESGRRKSPGTLIIKKIVESLLEIDAERGGKKIHAYGSLLNAESSTKSIYSTYEYTLPIQLAKLVNLIEGEIVYKGVEKPLYGFSVVDSQRAILELSSHEFQKLYGWSTDRAMIFTKVSTGKSPMVAIRVTNLKPGAVVLHGLRKEDVEPVAIKMAEVDRIPLVTTTMDLDQIVQLLKKYSQYYARE, from the coding sequence ATGACATCTGATGAATCCTCAGAAAATCTGCGCAATCGTTTGGCGGAAAAAATGGCTGGAGATATCACTCTTTCGGAAAAGCCAGGAGAGTCACTCAAAAAATGGAGGTCGAATTTCGAGATATCTCAGACCGATATTTCAAATTACCTTAAGGTTTCCCCTTCCGTTATCAGTGATTATGAAAGCGGGAGACGTAAGTCTCCAGGGACACTGATTATCAAGAAAATTGTCGAGTCTCTTCTTGAGATTGATGCTGAAAGGGGAGGCAAAAAGATTCACGCTTATGGATCACTACTTAACGCTGAAAGCAGTACAAAGTCCATTTACTCAACATATGAATATACCCTCCCTATACAGCTTGCGAAATTAGTAAACCTTATCGAGGGAGAGATTGTCTACAAAGGAGTTGAGAAGCCTCTTTATGGTTTCTCTGTTGTTGACAGCCAGAGGGCAATCCTGGAGCTTTCCTCCCATGAGTTCCAGAAACTCTACGGCTGGAGTACGGACAGGGCTATGATCTTTACCAAAGTCAGCACCGGGAAATCCCCTATGGTAGCTATCCGGGTTACTAACCTTAAGCCCGGCGCGGTGGTACTTCACGGGCTTCGAAAGGAAGACGTAGAACCCGTTGCAATCAAAATGGCGGAGGTCGACCGCATACCTCTCGTCACAACTACAATGGATCTTGACCAGATTGTCCAGTTACTGAAAAAATACAGTCAATATTATGCCAGGGAGTAA
- a CDS encoding CRISPR-associated protein Cas4, which produces MQAELPNQETNVSDLLLYVNCPRKVYFINRGYELFPKMNEQRLERMILKELSLTYPEILRKCTLNADTLRKELETSLTQICTDLPLLFPRELADVTREILEEGEARARAKIPEIAANLIEALEEYGKEPMLAALTPVKIEPFLSSKKLNLKGVPSKLVCFEGAQIPSILKPGSCPEQGVWASDRIHVAALAMLLEAGSEKEVPFSFVEYVSYGLLRRVVIRSSDRREVLKISREVEKIKAGLMPERKEGKFCKECSFLEHCALDSSLMSKFF; this is translated from the coding sequence ATGCAAGCCGAATTACCCAATCAAGAGACAAATGTTTCAGATCTTCTTCTATATGTCAACTGCCCACGAAAAGTTTACTTTATCAACCGGGGGTATGAATTGTTCCCAAAGATGAATGAGCAAAGGCTCGAGAGGATGATCCTGAAAGAACTGTCCCTGACTTATCCTGAAATTTTGAGAAAGTGTACGTTAAACGCCGATACCCTCCGTAAGGAGCTTGAAACTTCTCTGACACAGATATGTACGGATTTGCCGCTATTGTTTCCAAGGGAACTTGCCGATGTCACGAGGGAAATTCTAGAGGAAGGAGAAGCGCGGGCAAGAGCCAAAATTCCCGAAATTGCAGCCAATCTCATAGAAGCACTTGAGGAATATGGGAAAGAGCCCATGCTTGCGGCACTCACACCTGTTAAAATCGAGCCATTTCTTTCCTCAAAAAAACTCAACCTTAAAGGTGTCCCCTCCAAACTAGTTTGCTTTGAGGGCGCACAGATCCCGTCGATTTTAAAGCCTGGAAGCTGCCCTGAACAGGGAGTATGGGCTTCAGACAGGATACATGTCGCTGCTCTTGCCATGCTTCTTGAAGCTGGGAGTGAGAAAGAAGTTCCCTTTTCTTTTGTTGAATATGTGAGTTACGGCCTGCTTAGACGTGTAGTTATCCGAAGCTCGGACAGGCGGGAAGTACTCAAAATCTCCAGGGAAGTTGAGAAAATTAAAGCAGGACTTATGCCCGAGAGAAAAGAAGGAAAATTCTGCAAAGAATGCAGCTTTTTAGAACACTGTGCTTTAGATTCGTCTCTTATGTCAAAATTTTTCTGA
- a CDS encoding serine O-acetyltransferase, whose protein sequence is MSVRLGFTIPLNVFGPGLCIAHRGTIVVNKNAKVGKNCRIHACTNIGSNIDGVSAPQIGDNVYIGPGAKIFGDITIADNIAIGANSVVNKSFYEKGISIAGVPARKISNKGTDGFIVSDNELSHSNTPDIAAKIERSCTRY, encoded by the coding sequence ATGAGCGTCCGTCTAGGGTTTACAATTCCACTAAATGTTTTCGGACCTGGATTATGTATCGCTCATAGGGGAACTATTGTTGTAAATAAAAACGCTAAAGTTGGAAAGAACTGCAGAATACACGCCTGTACTAATATAGGATCTAACATAGATGGGGTTTCAGCGCCGCAAATAGGTGACAATGTCTATATTGGACCAGGCGCTAAAATTTTTGGAGATATTACGATTGCTGACAATATCGCAATTGGAGCAAACTCTGTTGTAAACAAATCATTTTATGAAAAAGGGATTTCAATTGCAGGAGTTCCTGCTAGAAAAATAAGTAATAAAGGAACAGACGGATTTATAGTTTCAGATAATGAATTATCCCATTCTAACACTCCTGATATTGCTGCAAAGATAGAACGCTCTTGTACCCGCTACTAA